GTCTTCCGGGCGGGTTTCCGGCATGGTGAGCAGTACGGGCAGCACGGCCAGCGCGATGGCCGCGATCATCGCGCCCGGCGCCGCGGCCCAACCGGTTCGCGACACCAGCCATTCGGCGAGGAATGGCGTGATGCCGCCGAAGATCGCCGTGGCCACGGTCACGCCGAGGGCCAGCCCGCTCAGCCTGCCTTCGCCGGGAAATTGCTCCGCCGTCGCCGGTGCGCCGACGGCGCTGACACCGCCAGCGACGCATGCGAGCACCACCGCCGCCATCACGATCTGCGGCCGCGAACCGTGCGCCATCAGGGCGAACATCGCCAGCGGCAGCGCCGCGCTCAGCACCGCCAGCACCCCCAGCACTGGCTTGCGCCCGATGCGGTCGGACAGCGAGCCCGCCCACGGCGTCACCAGGATCACCGCCACCGCCGCCACCGTCGACAGGCCAAGCGATTCGCCTTCGCCCAGCGTGCCGGTGGAACTGAGGAAGGCCGGCACGTAGGTAATGCCCACGTAGTAGGTGATGGACCCCAGCGCCGAGATCGCGAACGTCCGCGCGATCGCCGCGCGGTGATGGGCCAGCGTGTCACGCACGGGAGTCTCCGGCACGGTGCCGCGCCGCTGCTGCCGCTCGAAATCCGGCGACTCCTGCATG
This genomic interval from Dyella japonica A8 contains the following:
- a CDS encoding MFS transporter, producing the protein MASEGQGDAPITRASMVIAALSTVVEWYDFTLYLYVATVLSRVFFGGGDHSLLATLAGFAISYAMRPLGALVFGVIGDRLGRRRTLLSSMAMMTVAMLATALLPDYRHMGVMAGYLLLLLRCLMAFSVGGEYTGVVAYLLEGAQKRHRGLVTSLASAASEIGALLAVAVAALTVGLLSRQDLDAWGWRVPFFVGAALAGSVWIARSAMQESPDFERQQRRGTVPETPVRDTLAHHRAAIARTFAISALGSITYYVGITYVPAFLSSTGTLGEGESLGLSTVAAVAVILVTPWAGSLSDRIGRKPVLGVLAVLSAALPLAMFALMAHGSRPQIVMAAVVLACVAGGVSAVGAPATAEQFPGEGRLSGLALGVTVATAIFGGITPFLAEWLVSRTGWAAAPGAMIAAIALAVLPVLLTMPETRPED